One genomic segment of Erythrobacter sp. THAF29 includes these proteins:
- the rpmD gene encoding 50S ribosomal protein L30 translates to MAAKKTVKIKQIGSPIRRPESQRKILIGLGLNKMHKVVERQDTPEVRGAIAKIPHLVEVVD, encoded by the coding sequence ATGGCTGCCAAGAAGACAGTGAAGATCAAGCAGATCGGTTCGCCGATCCGTCGTCCCGAAAGCCAGCGCAAGATCCTGATCGGTCTTGGGCTCAACAAGATGCACAAAGTTGTCGAACGTCAGGATACCCCTGAAGTTCGCGGCGCGATCGCCAAGATCCCGCATCTCGTCGAAGTGGTCGACTAA
- the rpsH gene encoding 30S ribosomal protein S8 → MAMTDPLGDMLTRIRNGQQAKKDSVLSPASKLRANVLEVLQREGYIRGYSEDETGKHKALRIELKYFEGEPAIKHVARVSKPGRRVYSGSKELPTVRNGLGITIVSTPRGVLSDAEARENKVGGEVLAEVF, encoded by the coding sequence ATGGCAATGACCGATCCTCTGGGTGATATGCTCACCCGCATCCGCAACGGCCAGCAGGCGAAGAAGGACTCCGTCCTTTCGCCGGCCTCAAAGCTGCGCGCAAACGTGCTCGAGGTTCTTCAGCGCGAAGGCTACATCCGTGGCTACAGCGAAGACGAAACCGGCAAGCACAAGGCGCTGCGGATCGAACTGAAGTATTTCGAGGGCGAACCGGCAATCAAACACGTCGCTCGCGTTTCCAAGCCAGGCCGCCGCGTCTACTCGGGTTCAAAAGAGCTTCCGACCGTGCGCAACGGCCTTGGCATCACCATCGTCTCGACTCCGCGCGGTGTCCTCTCGGACGCCGAAGCCCGCGAAAACAAGGTCGGCGGCGAAGTGCTTGCGGAGGTCTTCTGA
- the rplR gene encoding 50S ribosomal protein L18: MAKLSLFERRRRRVRTALRARAGDKPRLSVHRTGRHIYAQIIDDAAGKTVAAASTLGEKSSGANVDAAAKVGKDIAAAAKKAGVTTVVFDRGGFLFHGRVKALADAAREGGLEF; encoded by the coding sequence ATGGCAAAGCTCTCTCTCTTTGAACGTCGCCGTCGCCGTGTTCGCACCGCGCTTCGCGCTCGTGCCGGTGACAAGCCGCGCCTGTCGGTGCACCGCACTGGCCGTCACATCTACGCGCAGATCATCGACGATGCCGCAGGCAAGACCGTCGCTGCTGCATCGACCCTTGGCGAAAAGTCGTCGGGTGCGAACGTCGATGCTGCCGCAAAGGTCGGCAAGGATATCGCCGCTGCCGCCAAGAAGGCCGGCGTGACCACTGTCGTGTTCGATCGCGGCGGGTTCCTGTTCCATGGCCGCGTGAAAGCGCTGGCCGATGCCGCTCGCGAAGGCGGGCTGGAGTTCTGA
- the rpsN gene encoding 30S ribosomal protein S14: MAKLSSINKNERRKKLVKKYAAKYEKLKAIANDESLDESERLIARLKMAEIPRNANPTRVRNRCATTGRPRGYYRKFGINRIELRELGNRGMIPGLTKSSW, from the coding sequence ATGGCGAAACTGAGTTCCATCAACAAGAACGAGCGTCGCAAGAAGCTCGTGAAGAAATACGCAGCGAAGTACGAGAAGCTGAAGGCGATCGCGAATGACGAGAGCCTGGACGAGAGCGAGCGTTTGATCGCGCGCCTCAAGATGGCTGAAATCCCGCGCAACGCGAACCCGACCCGGGTTCGCAATCGCTGCGCCACCACCGGCCGCCCGCGCGGCTATTACCGCAAGTTCGGCATCAACCGTATCGAACTGCGTGAACTCGGCAACCGGGGCATGATCCCCGGCCTGACGAAGTCGAGCTGGTGA
- the rpsS gene encoding 30S ribosomal protein S19 codes for MARSVWKGPFVELSLLKKAEDAQEAGNSKPIKTWSRRSTILPQFVGLTFNVYNGQKFIPVSVSEEMVGHKLGEFAPTRNFPGHAADKKGKR; via the coding sequence ATGGCACGTTCCGTTTGGAAAGGTCCGTTTGTGGAACTCAGCCTTCTCAAGAAGGCCGAGGACGCGCAGGAAGCCGGAAACTCGAAGCCGATCAAGACCTGGTCGCGCCGTTCGACGATCCTCCCGCAGTTCGTTGGGCTCACGTTCAACGTCTACAACGGTCAGAAATTCATCCCCGTTTCGGTTTCGGAAGAAATGGTTGGCCACAAGCTTGGTGAATTTGCGCCCACACGCAACTTCCCGGGCCACGCTGCCGACAAGAAGGGCAAGCGCTGA
- the rpsQ gene encoding 30S ribosomal protein S17, with product MPKRILIGTVTSDKTDKTVTVLVERKVKHPLYGKIIRRSKKYHAHDENNEYAMGDVVRIEETKPISKTKTWLVKDRVVAGGTQAIEADLEVAEATPGGAE from the coding sequence ATGCCGAAACGTATCCTGATCGGGACTGTCACCTCCGACAAGACCGACAAGACCGTGACCGTGCTGGTCGAACGCAAGGTGAAGCACCCGCTCTACGGGAAGATCATCCGTCGCTCGAAGAAGTATCACGCTCACGACGAGAACAACGAATACGCCATGGGCGACGTCGTACGGATCGAGGAGACCAAGCCGATCTCCAAGACCAAGACGTGGCTGGTCAAGGACCGGGTCGTCGCAGGCGGCACCCAGGCAATCGAAGCCGATCTCGAAGTGGCGGAAGCCACCCCGGGCGGCGCAGAGTAA
- the rplD gene encoding 50S ribosomal protein L4, translating into MKVKVQKIDGKASGDIELNDAVFGVEPRADILHRVVTWQLENRRGTARPTRERSDVARTGKKFGAQKGSGGARHGDRGAPIFIGGGKAHGARKRDFNQSLNKKVRALGLKMALSSKAKDGLVVVDSLELKDAKTKVLKGHFDKAGLNGKVLFIDGDAVNDGFKKAAGNLVGVNVLPAAGANVYDILNHDTLVLTKDAVEKLEARFNG; encoded by the coding sequence ATGAAGGTGAAGGTCCAGAAAATCGACGGGAAGGCGTCGGGCGACATCGAGCTCAACGATGCCGTGTTCGGTGTTGAGCCGCGTGCCGACATCCTGCACCGAGTTGTCACATGGCAGCTCGAAAACCGCCGCGGCACCGCACGCCCGACGCGCGAGCGTTCGGATGTTGCCCGCACCGGTAAGAAGTTCGGCGCCCAGAAGGGTTCGGGCGGCGCTCGCCACGGCGATCGCGGCGCTCCGATCTTTATTGGCGGCGGCAAGGCGCACGGCGCGCGCAAGCGTGACTTCAACCAGTCGCTGAACAAGAAGGTTCGCGCACTCGGCCTGAAGATGGCGCTCTCGAGCAAGGCGAAAGACGGCCTCGTTGTCGTCGACAGCCTCGAGCTCAAGGATGCCAAGACGAAGGTGCTCAAGGGTCATTTCGACAAGGCTGGCCTCAATGGCAAGGTGCTCTTCATCGACGGCGACGCCGTGAATGACGGGTTCAAGAAGGCCGCTGGCAACCTCGTGGGTGTCAACGTCCTCCCCGCCGCAGGCGCCAACGTCTACGACATTCTCAACCACGACACGCTTGTCCTCACCAAGGACGCGGTCGAAAAGCTGGAGGCGCGCTTCAATGGCTAA
- a CDS encoding 50S ribosomal protein L23: protein MAKKQEVDARHYDVILAPHITEKSTMASENNAVVFKVANDATKPQIKEAVEAIYDKKVVKVNTILTKGKTKRWRGKPYKRSDFKKAVVTLAEGEMIDITSGI from the coding sequence ATGGCTAAAAAGCAGGAAGTTGATGCCCGTCACTACGACGTGATCCTGGCCCCGCACATCACCGAAAAGTCGACCATGGCTTCGGAGAATAATGCGGTGGTCTTCAAGGTGGCGAATGATGCAACCAAGCCGCAGATCAAGGAAGCGGTCGAGGCGATCTACGACAAGAAGGTCGTCAAGGTGAACACCATTCTCACCAAGGGCAAGACGAAGCGCTGGCGGGGCAAGCCCTATAAGCGTTCGGATTTCAAAAAGGCTGTCGTGACGCTCGCCGAAGGCGAGATGATCGACATCACCAGCGGTATCTGA
- the rplP gene encoding 50S ribosomal protein L16, with the protein MLQPKKTKYRKAFKGKIHGNAKGGTDLNFGSYGLKALEPERITARQIEAARRAITRHIKRQGRLWIRVFPDVPVSKKPAEVRQGKGKGSVEYWAARVKPGRILFELDGVPGPLAASAFERAAMKLPIKTKVVARLGDTSHLGGE; encoded by the coding sequence ATGCTACAACCGAAAAAAACCAAGTACCGCAAGGCCTTCAAGGGCAAGATTCACGGTAACGCCAAGGGCGGCACCGATCTGAATTTCGGCTCCTACGGCCTCAAGGCTCTCGAGCCCGAGCGTATCACCGCTCGCCAGATCGAAGCCGCGCGTCGTGCGATCACCCGCCACATCAAGCGTCAGGGTCGCCTGTGGATTCGCGTCTTTCCCGACGTGCCCGTGTCCAAGAAACCTGCCGAAGTTCGTCAGGGTAAGGGTAAGGGCTCCGTCGAATACTGGGCAGCTCGCGTGAAGCCGGGCCGCATCCTGTTCGAGCTTGACGGTGTTCCGGGCCCGCTCGCCGCATCCGCATTCGAACGTGCAGCCATGAAGCTGCCGATCAAGACCAAGGTCGTCGCCCGCCTGGGCGACACCAGCCACCTGGGAGGCGAATAA
- the rplV gene encoding 50S ribosomal protein L22 — MSKAKAPRRVADNEALAVGTTIRGSAQKLNLVAELIRGKKAEEAMNILAFSKKAMAKDASKVLASAIANAENNHNLDVDALVVAEASVGKSITMKRFHTRGRGKSTRILKPFSRLRIVVREDEEA; from the coding sequence ATGAGTAAGGCAAAAGCACCCCGCCGCGTTGCGGACAATGAGGCGCTGGCCGTCGGCACCACGATCCGTGGTTCGGCGCAGAAGCTCAACCTCGTTGCCGAACTGATCCGCGGCAAGAAGGCCGAAGAGGCCATGAACATCCTCGCTTTCTCGAAGAAGGCGATGGCGAAGGACGCCAGCAAGGTGCTCGCAAGCGCGATCGCCAATGCCGAAAACAACCACAACCTGGACGTCGATGCGCTCGTCGTGGCGGAAGCCTCGGTCGGCAAGTCGATCACCATGAAGCGGTTCCACACGCGCGGTCGCGGTAAGTCGACCCGTATCCTGAAGCCGTTCAGCCGGCTCCGGATCGTGGTTCGCGAAGACGAGGAAGCGTAA
- the rpsC gene encoding 30S ribosomal protein S3, with translation MGQKSNPIGLRLQINRTWDSRWYAEGRDYAALLAEDIKIRKYILENLPQAAISKVVIERPAKLCRISIYAARPGVIIGKKGADIEKLRAKLSTMTESEVKLNIVEIRKPEIDAKLVAQGVADQLVRRVAFRRAMKRAVQSALRLGAEGIKIVCGGRLGGAEIARVEWYREGRVPLHTLRANIDYAETEALTAYGIIGIKVWIFKGEILAHDPTAQDRLMMEAQTSGVRPAR, from the coding sequence ATGGGTCAGAAGAGTAATCCGATCGGTCTGCGCCTGCAGATCAACCGCACCTGGGACAGCCGCTGGTACGCCGAAGGGCGCGACTATGCCGCGCTGCTCGCCGAGGACATCAAGATCCGCAAGTATATCCTCGAGAACCTGCCGCAGGCAGCGATTTCGAAGGTTGTGATCGAGCGTCCGGCCAAGCTGTGCCGCATCTCGATCTACGCGGCTCGCCCCGGTGTCATCATCGGCAAGAAGGGCGCGGACATCGAAAAGCTGCGCGCCAAGCTTTCAACCATGACCGAAAGCGAAGTGAAGTTGAACATCGTCGAGATCCGCAAGCCGGAAATCGATGCGAAGCTCGTCGCTCAGGGCGTGGCCGACCAGCTGGTTCGCCGTGTAGCATTCCGTCGCGCCATGAAGCGTGCCGTGCAGTCTGCACTACGTCTTGGCGCTGAAGGCATCAAGATCGTATGCGGTGGCCGTCTTGGCGGCGCTGAAATCGCCCGCGTCGAGTGGTACCGCGAAGGCCGTGTGCCGCTGCACACCCTGCGCGCAAACATCGACTACGCTGAAACCGAAGCTCTGACCGCTTACGGCATCATCGGCATCAAGGTGTGGATCTTCAAAGGCGAGATCCTCGCCCACGATCCGACCGCGCAAGATCGCCTGATGATGGAAGCGCAGACGTCCGGCGTGAGGCCGGCCCGCTGA
- the rpsJ gene encoding 30S ribosomal protein S10 has protein sequence MEAQNIRIRLKAFDHRVLDQATGEIADTARRTGALIRGPIPMPTRIEKFTVNRGPHIDKKSREQFEVRTYKRLLDIVQPNAQTVDALMKLDLAAGVNVEIKLA, from the coding sequence ATGGAAGCACAGAATATCCGTATTCGCCTCAAGGCGTTCGACCACCGCGTTCTCGATCAGGCAACTGGTGAGATTGCAGATACAGCACGTCGTACCGGAGCTCTCATCCGTGGCCCCATTCCCATGCCGACGCGTATCGAGAAGTTCACCGTGAACCGAGGCCCGCACATCGACAAGAAGTCGCGCGAGCAGTTCGAGGTGCGCACTTACAAGCGGCTGCTCGACATCGTGCAGCCCAACGCCCAGACCGTCGACGCTTTGATGAAGCTCGATCTTGCCGCGGGCGTCAACGTCGAGATCAAGCTGGCTTAA
- the rplN gene encoding 50S ribosomal protein L14: protein MIQMQSNLDVADNSGAKRVQCIKVLGGSKRRFASVGDVIVVSVKEAQPRAKVKKGDVHRAVIVRTKKDVRRPDGSVIRFDSNAAVLVNKSEEPIGTRIFGPVVRELRGRGFMKIISLAPEVL from the coding sequence ATGATCCAGATGCAATCCAATCTCGACGTCGCGGACAATAGCGGCGCAAAGCGCGTCCAGTGCATCAAGGTGCTGGGCGGGTCGAAGCGTCGGTTTGCCTCCGTTGGCGACGTGATCGTGGTTTCCGTGAAGGAAGCCCAGCCGCGTGCAAAGGTCAAAAAGGGCGACGTTCACCGCGCCGTGATCGTGCGCACCAAGAAGGACGTCCGCCGTCCCGATGGCAGCGTGATCCGTTTTGACAGCAATGCTGCCGTTCTCGTGAACAAGAGCGAGGAACCGATCGGCACTCGTATCTTTGGCCCGGTGGTTCGCGAACTGCGCGGCCGCGGCTTCATGAAGATCATCAGCCTCGCTCCGGAGGTGCTCTAA
- the rpmC gene encoding 50S ribosomal protein L29 has product MANAIEDLRTKTDDQLSAQLTELKREQFNLRFQAATNQLEKPSRIREVRRTIAQIKTLQNERAATAAAKA; this is encoded by the coding sequence ATGGCCAACGCTATCGAAGATCTTCGCACGAAGACCGACGACCAGCTCAGCGCCCAGCTCACCGAGCTCAAGCGCGAGCAGTTCAACCTGCGCTTCCAGGCTGCGACCAATCAGCTCGAGAAGCCTTCGCGCATCCGCGAAGTTCGTCGCACGATCGCCCAGATCAAGACGCTGCAGAACGAGCGCGCGGCTACTGCCGCAGCCAAGGCGTAA
- the rpsE gene encoding 30S ribosomal protein S5 yields the protein MMADEKKPEENTEAAATPEVTETPEAAAAKAEADVPAAAETPSEAADNQSAAQEPTAQPTEEAKTEEPRQGRGRGRGGNRDGGGRGRGGRDNRRGGRREEEDDGIIEKLVHINRVSKTVKGGKRFGFAALVVVGDGQGRVGFGKGKAREVPEAITKATAAARKHMIRVALKEGRTLHHDANGRFGAGKVTIRTAPPGTGIIAGGPMRAVFESLGVADVVTKSVGTSNPYNMIRATFDALVNQTSPKSVAQRRGKKVADLLGRGGADKAEAEADAAAVVE from the coding sequence ATCATGGCTGACGAAAAGAAACCAGAAGAAAACACCGAAGCGGCGGCAACTCCCGAAGTTACCGAAACGCCGGAAGCTGCTGCTGCAAAGGCAGAAGCGGACGTTCCTGCAGCTGCGGAAACTCCCTCGGAAGCGGCAGACAACCAGTCGGCAGCTCAAGAGCCCACGGCTCAGCCGACCGAAGAAGCCAAGACCGAAGAGCCCCGGCAGGGTCGCGGTCGTGGCCGTGGCGGCAACCGCGATGGCGGTGGCCGTGGCCGTGGTGGTCGTGACAATCGTCGTGGCGGTCGCCGCGAAGAGGAAGATGACGGCATCATCGAAAAGCTGGTGCACATCAACCGCGTCTCGAAGACGGTGAAGGGTGGTAAGCGTTTCGGCTTTGCGGCACTCGTCGTCGTCGGTGACGGCCAGGGTCGCGTTGGCTTCGGCAAGGGCAAGGCCCGCGAAGTGCCAGAGGCGATCACCAAGGCAACCGCCGCTGCTCGCAAGCACATGATCCGCGTTGCGCTCAAGGAAGGCCGTACGCTGCACCATGACGCAAACGGTCGTTTCGGTGCCGGCAAGGTGACCATCCGCACGGCACCTCCGGGTACCGGTATCATCGCCGGTGGTCCAATGCGTGCCGTGTTCGAAAGCCTTGGCGTTGCAGACGTCGTGACCAAATCGGTCGGCACGTCGAACCCATACAATATGATCCGCGCCACCTTCGACGCGCTTGTGAACCAGACTTCGCCGAAGTCGGTTGCACAGCGTCGCGGCAAGAAAGTCGCCGACCTGCTGGGTCGCGGCGGCGCTGACAAGGCCGAGGCAGAAGCCGACGCCGCAGCAGTTGTGGAGTAA
- the rplC gene encoding 50S ribosomal protein L3, translating to MRTGVIAKKVGMTRLFQEDGRHVPVTVLALEDCQVVSHRTADKDGYFAVQLGAGEAKQKNVAKPQREHFGKAGVGLKKRVAEFRVENEEGLVPVGSLISADHFVAGQKVDITGHTQGKGFAGAMKRWGFGGLRATHGVSISHRSHGSTGNRQDPGRVFKGKKMAGHMGDRQRTQMNLEVVRTDADRGLIFVKGSVPGSKNGWLLVRDAIKLPLPEDLPFPGAVVEAAKPQDEAANEAEAPKVEETIETPSQGEEAAAEDNAPAAEAPAADEKKED from the coding sequence ATGCGCACTGGCGTGATCGCAAAGAAGGTTGGGATGACCCGCCTCTTCCAGGAGGACGGTCGGCACGTGCCAGTTACCGTTCTGGCCCTGGAAGACTGCCAGGTTGTCTCGCACCGCACCGCCGACAAGGACGGCTATTTCGCAGTCCAGCTCGGTGCAGGCGAAGCAAAACAGAAGAACGTGGCGAAGCCGCAGCGTGAACATTTCGGCAAGGCCGGTGTCGGGCTGAAGAAGCGCGTCGCCGAATTCCGCGTCGAAAACGAAGAAGGCCTCGTGCCCGTCGGCTCGCTGATCAGCGCCGATCACTTCGTCGCCGGCCAGAAGGTCGACATCACCGGCCACACCCAGGGTAAGGGCTTTGCCGGCGCCATGAAGCGTTGGGGCTTCGGCGGTCTGCGCGCCACCCACGGCGTTTCGATCTCGCACCGCTCGCACGGTTCGACGGGTAACCGTCAGGATCCGGGCCGCGTGTTCAAGGGCAAGAAGATGGCCGGTCACATGGGTGACCGCCAGCGCACCCAGATGAACCTCGAAGTGGTTCGCACCGACGCCGACCGCGGCCTCATCTTCGTCAAGGGCTCGGTTCCGGGCTCGAAGAATGGCTGGCTGCTGGTCCGCGACGCGATCAAGCTCCCGCTTCCCGAAGACCTCCCGTTCCCGGGCGCAGTCGTAGAGGCCGCAAAGCCTCAGGACGAAGCTGCTAACGAAGCCGAGGCTCCGAAGGTGGAAGAAACCATCGAAACCCCGTCGCAGGGTGAGGAAGCGGCTGCCGAGGACAATGCGCCCGCAGCTGAAGCTCCCGCTGCCGACGAGAAGAAGGAAGACTAA
- the rplF gene encoding 50S ribosomal protein L6 has product MSRIGKKPVAIPSGVTANIEEGTLTVKGPKGTLSMGLSDLIDYKVEGEEIQVNPANDSKQARSYWGMQRTLVSNLVEGVTEGFSKTLEISGVGYRAQAQGKKLKLQLGFSHDVDLDVPEGIEVKTPDQTTVEISGIDKQAVGQFAAEIRRWRKPEPYKGKGIKYRGEYVFRKEGKKK; this is encoded by the coding sequence ATGAGCCGCATTGGTAAGAAGCCGGTCGCCATCCCCAGCGGGGTGACGGCCAATATCGAAGAAGGCACGCTGACCGTGAAGGGTCCGAAGGGCACCCTTTCGATGGGCCTTTCCGACCTTATCGACTACAAGGTCGAGGGCGAGGAAATCCAGGTTAACCCGGCCAACGACAGCAAGCAGGCGCGCTCCTACTGGGGCATGCAGCGCACGCTGGTGTCGAACCTCGTCGAAGGCGTGACCGAAGGCTTTTCGAAGACGCTCGAGATTTCCGGTGTCGGCTACCGTGCGCAGGCACAGGGCAAGAAGCTCAAGCTGCAGCTCGGTTTCAGCCACGATGTCGATCTCGATGTGCCTGAAGGTATCGAAGTGAAGACGCCCGATCAGACCACGGTCGAAATCTCCGGCATCGACAAGCAGGCCGTCGGCCAGTTTGCCGCCGAGATCCGCCGCTGGCGCAAGCCCGAACCCTACAAGGGCAAGGGCATCAAGTATCGGGGCGAATATGTCTTCCGCAAGGAAGGGAAGAAGAAGTAA
- the rplB gene encoding 50S ribosomal protein L2, with translation MALKNYKPTSPARRGLILVDKSGLHKGGPVKSLTEGKRKTGGRNNKGHVTSRGIAGGHKQKYRFIDFKRRKWDVPATVERIEYDPNRTAFIALIKYEDGEFAYIICPQRLAVGDSVVAGEKVDTKPGNAMLLGQMPVGTICHNVEMKPGKGGQIARSAGAYVQIVGRDRGMVIVRLNSGEQRYLRADCMGTVGAVSNPDNQNQNFGKAGRTRWKGRRPLTRGVAKNPVDHPHGGGEGRTSGGRHPVTPWGKPTKGARTRKNKQTDKMIIRSRHAKKKR, from the coding sequence ATGGCACTCAAGAACTACAAACCGACGAGCCCCGCACGCCGCGGCCTCATCCTCGTCGACAAGTCGGGCCTTCACAAAGGCGGTCCGGTGAAGTCGCTCACGGAAGGCAAGCGCAAGACCGGTGGCCGGAACAACAAGGGTCACGTGACCTCGCGCGGTATCGCGGGCGGTCACAAGCAGAAGTACCGCTTCATCGACTTCAAGCGTCGCAAATGGGATGTTCCCGCGACGGTCGAACGGATCGAATACGACCCCAACCGCACCGCGTTCATCGCTCTCATCAAGTATGAGGACGGCGAATTCGCCTACATCATCTGTCCGCAGCGTCTCGCTGTCGGCGACTCGGTGGTTGCAGGCGAAAAGGTCGACACGAAGCCGGGCAATGCCATGCTTCTGGGTCAGATGCCGGTCGGCACGATCTGCCACAATGTCGAGATGAAGCCGGGCAAGGGTGGCCAGATCGCCCGTTCGGCAGGCGCTTATGTCCAGATCGTCGGTCGTGACCGCGGCATGGTCATCGTTCGCCTCAATTCGGGCGAGCAGCGTTACCTGCGCGCCGATTGCATGGGTACGGTTGGCGCGGTGTCGAACCCTGACAACCAGAACCAGAATTTCGGCAAGGCAGGTCGCACCCGCTGGAAGGGCCGTCGTCCGCTCACTCGCGGTGTTGCCAAGAACCCGGTCGATCACCCGCACGGCGGTGGTGAAGGCCGCACCAGCGGTGGTCGTCACCCGGTCACTCCGTGGGGCAAGCCGACCAAGGGCGCCCGCACCCGCAAGAACAAGCAGACGGACAAGATGATCATCCGTTCGCGTCACGCGAAGAAGAAAAGGTAA
- the rplE gene encoding 50S ribosomal protein L5: protein MADYTPRLKQKYEDEIVKAMTEKFGYKNRLEVPKLEKITLNMGVGEASQDKKKVQTAAEEMALIAGQKPVITRAKKSIAQFKLREGMPIGCKVTLRRDRMYEFLDRLVTIAMPRIRDFRGVNAKSFDGRGNYAMGLKEQIVFPEISYDKIEKVRGMDIIVTTTAKTDEEARELLRLFGFPFRGEAAADQKEAA from the coding sequence ATGGCTGATTACACTCCACGCCTGAAGCAGAAGTACGAGGACGAAATCGTCAAGGCGATGACCGAGAAATTCGGTTACAAGAACCGCCTCGAAGTGCCGAAGCTTGAAAAGATCACGCTCAATATGGGTGTTGGCGAAGCGAGCCAGGACAAGAAGAAGGTCCAGACGGCTGCGGAAGAGATGGCCCTGATCGCCGGTCAGAAGCCGGTCATCACCCGCGCCAAGAAATCGATCGCACAGTTCAAGCTGCGCGAAGGCATGCCGATCGGTTGCAAGGTCACCTTGCGCCGCGACCGGATGTACGAATTCCTGGATCGCCTCGTCACCATCGCAATGCCCCGCATCCGCGACTTCCGCGGCGTGAATGCCAAGTCGTTCGACGGTCGCGGCAACTACGCGATGGGTCTCAAGGAACAGATCGTGTTCCCCGAGATCAGCTACGACAAGATCGAGAAGGTGCGCGGTATGGACATTATCGTCACCACCACTGCCAAGACCGACGAAGAAGCGCGTGAGCTGCTCCGTCTGTTCGGCTTCCCGTTCCGCGGTGAAGCTGCGGCCGACCAGAAAGAAGCGGCGTGA
- the rplX gene encoding 50S ribosomal protein L24 has product MASAKIKKGDTVVVLSGKDKGRTGTVQQVLPKEGKIVVEGINVVARHRKPSQQNPQGGIDRFPAPMHISKVAVADPKDGKPTRVRFEEKDGKKVRVAVKSGETIDG; this is encoded by the coding sequence ATGGCATCCGCTAAGATCAAGAAGGGCGACACCGTTGTTGTGCTTTCGGGCAAGGACAAGGGCCGCACCGGCACCGTCCAGCAGGTCCTGCCGAAGGAAGGCAAGATCGTTGTCGAAGGCATCAATGTCGTCGCCCGTCACCGCAAGCCGAGCCAGCAGAACCCGCAAGGTGGCATCGACCGTTTCCCGGCTCCGATGCACATCTCGAAGGTTGCTGTGGCCGATCCCAAGGATGGCAAGCCCACCCGCGTCCGTTTCGAAGAGAAGGACGGCAAGAAGGTGCGTGTCGCCGTGAAGAGTGGGGAGACCATCGATGGCTGA